ATTTCGGGCTCGAACGCATCCGCGTCGATCGCGACGCACACGGCATCGTCGTATTGCCGGACAGTGCGTTCCAGGAGAAAGGACAGTTTTCCTATGTATTCGATACGCTCGCGACGGCGCCCGGTCATATCTACCTGTCGCCGATCGTGATCAACCACGAGACGGGGTCGCACGCGGCCGAAGGGCTGCCGATCCTGCGCGTGGGCACGCCGGTCGTCGACACGTCGGGCCGGACGGTTGGCGCACTCGTCGTCGATGTCGAGCTGTCGCGCGTGTTCGAGCGGCTCGAACGCGATTTGCCGGAAGACTATGCGGTGTATCTCGCGAACGAATGGGGCGATTTCCTCGTGCACCCCGATCCGTCGCAGACGTTCGGCTTCGATCGCGGCCGGCGCGTGCTGATGCAGGATCGTTTCGCCGCCACACGCGCGCTGTTCGACAGCGCGCGCGCAAACGTTACCCTCAATGGCCTGACCGATCCCGCTGCAGCATCGGGGCAGATGTTCGCGTTCGCGCGCACGCCGTTCGGGCATGACGAGGGCAACCGCTTCGTCGTGCTCGGGATGGGGCGCCCGCTGGCGGATGTGCTGGCGCCGGCCGGCATGCTCGGCGAACGGATCGTCCGGATGGTGCTCGTGTCGAGCTTGATGGCGGTGATCCTCGCGATCCTGTTCGCGCGCGCGATCACGCGGCCGCTGCAGACGCTCGCACGCGCCGCGACGCACGTGTTCGACGATCCGGTCGCCGAGCAGTTGCCGGTCGGGCGTGCCGACGAGATCGGCGTGCTCGCGCGCTGTTTCGACAGCATGCGTGTCGAGATCCGCACGCAGGTCGCGATGCTGCGTGCGAAGCAACTGGAGCTCACGCACCTCGCCGGCCACGATGCGCTGACCGAGCTGCCGAACCGCCTGCTGTTCATGGAGCATCTCGATACCGCGATCCGGCGTGCGGCCGCGATGCACGAAGGGCTGGCCGTGATGTTCGTCGATCTCGACCGCTTCAAGCAGATCAACGACCAGCACGGGCACTCGGCCGGCGACCGCACGCTCGTGGCGGTCGCCAAGCGGCTGAGCCTCGTGCTGCGCGGCGGCGACATGGTCGCGCGGCTCGGCGGCGACGAATTCATCGTGCTGATTGCGGACGTGCGCTCACCGGCGGTGATCGGCGACGTCGCGTCGCGCATCCAGCTCGTGATGGCGGAGGAACTGGAGTTCGGCGACCGGCGCGTGGCGGTGGGCGCGAGCATCGGCGTCAGCGAGTTTCCGGCTGACGGCGCATCGGCCGAGGAATTGCTCGTCAAGGCCGACGCGGCGATGTACGCGGCGAAGGCGTCCGCCCAGCGCGCGTTCGTGCGCTATCAGGAACTGGTCGGCAACGGGAGTGTTACCGGCACCGACAGCGGGACGGACGAAGCGGCCGGCCGTATCGCGTCGGGCGGCAGCCGGTGACGGCCGGCCGCTGATACGCGCGATGCAAACGCAACGAGCCCGTCTTGCGACGGGCTCGTTGCGTTTGCGGACTGCGCGCGAAGACGCGCAGCGGCGGGCTTAGTGGCCGAAGTAGATCGAGTCGCGCGGGTTTTGCACCTTGACGGCCGGTGCGCCACCCTGGACGGTCGCGGCCGGTTGCGCACCGTAGCCGCTGTTGTCGGCGCCATGCACGCGGGCTTGCGCGGCCTGGATGTCGGCCGGGTAGTACGGGCTCGACTGGCTCGGCTTGTAGCCGGCGCTTTCGAGTTGAACCAGTTCGTTGCGCACTTGGGCGCGGGTCACGGTGCTTTGAGCGAATGCGCCGAACGAGGCGGACAGGGCGACAGCGGCAACGACTGCGGAAACGAGCGATTTCATGATGACCTCCGATGTTTTTGGCTTTCCGCGTTCGACACCATGTCGTAAGCGGTTGATTACATCGTAGGCGCCGGTCGACCTAGGGTAAACGTGAGTTTCGGCGAAAGATCGTTGCAACCTGGGCAATAATTTCGAGATAAACGCCTTCTGTCCCTATTCGACATTGCCGGATGTGCAAGAGAGACGGGGCGGATGCGCGTGGCGCGGATGGCGTGCACGAAGGGGGCGCCCGGCGGCGGGGGCTGGGCGGAGAGGAGGCGGAGACGGGCTGCGACGCTGCCGGATCAGACGTCGTCGTCGATTTCCTTGCGCTCCCGTCGCTCCTCGTTGCCGCGGCGCGCGCGCAGGCGCTGGCGCGACAGCACGGCGATCACCTGCTGGGTCGGCGCGCCGGACGGGAGTTCGTTGCGGATGCGATCGGGCACCATGGGCAGGCCCGCGCGCTGCCGACGCAGCGCCTTGGCGATTGCCCGGCGGCATTCGTCACCGTGGCAATCCCATTCATCGCGGATTCTCTGGCAATAACGGCATTGTTCCATCGAGACAGTCTAACGCGTCTTCGGGAACGAGGCTGGACACTGGCCCCGACGCGTCACGTGCCGGCAGCGGCACCGGCGAGCGCTTTCGCATGAGACTGAAAGCGGCGATGTTCCTCCGGCGGCACGAGCGAGCCCCCCGTCGCCCAGATGACGTGCGTCGACTGCCGCAGGTCGATCGCGTGACGATGCACGTAGTCGCGGCCGGCCGGGGACCGCGTCAGCCAGCCGGGACCGCCGACGGCCGCGGCGGCCGACGGCTCGAGTTCCACGCCCGTCGCGTGTTGAACCGCAAGCAACTGCGCGTAGAGCTGCGCGTCGCTGACGGTGAAGACACCCGACAGCAGGGACGCCATCAGCGGACTGACGAGGTGCGATGCCTGCGCGACGGCCAGGCCGTCGGCCTCGGTCCGGTTGTCGAGTCCCACGTCGTAGACGGATACAGGCTTCCCGAGGCCGGCGGCCAGCTGGACCAGCATGCATGGCGACGCGACGGGCTCGGCGAAGAAGCAATGCACGTGCTCGCCGAACAGCGCCTTGAGGCCATGCGCGATGCCGCCCGGCGCGCCGCCGACGCCGCACGGAATATGGACGAAGAGCGGATGCGTCGCGTCCACGCGGCGGCCCGCCTCGGCGAGCTGCGCGGCGAGATGCCGGGCGCTGGCCGCGTAGCCGAGGAACAGCATCAGCGAGCCTTCGTCGTCGACGAAGTGGCTGCGCGGCTGATTGCGTGCCTGCGCGCGACCGGCTGCGACGGCTTGCGCGTAGTCGCCGTCATGTTCGATCACGCGAACGCCGCGTTGTCTCAGGCGCGCCTTCTTCCACGGCTTTGCATCGGTCGACATGTGAACGACCGACTCGAACCCCAGCGCGGAGGCCATCACGCCGATGCTCAGGCCGAGATTGCCGGTGCTGCCGACGATGACGGTGTGCGCGGCAAACCGTTCGCGTGCGGCGGCCGACGCGAGGATCCGGCGGTCACCCGCGGGTTCGAGCAACCCGTGTTCGATCGCGATCGACTCGGCGAGCGCGAGCACTTCATGAAAGCCGCCGCGCGCCTTGATCGAGCCGGCGATCGGCAACGCGTCGTCGCGCTTGATGAACCACGCGCCGTGTGTGTCCGCCGGGAGCGACAGCGTGCGCTGCAGGTTGTCTGCCGGCATCAGCGGCGATTCGATTTTTCCCGCGCTCGTCGCGAGTTCGGGAAACAGCTCGGCCATCAGCGGTTCGCAGCGCGCCAGCCGCGCTTCGGCCGTCGCAATGGCGCCGGGCCCCGGCGCGTCGTGCGGCAACGGGCTGCCGGCATGGGGATTCAACCACAGCAGCGGGTGGCGGGATTGCAGTCTGGCTAATAGATCGGCGGGCTGGAGTGTGACAGTCATGGATCGGTATCGCATCGGATAAACGAGAGTGCTGGCCGGAATGCTACGATCCGGGAAGCCTGCGCAAAAGCGCCGATTTCTAATGAATGCATTAGCCTGACTTATATCTATGCGACTCGACGGTTCGATCCTGGGTGCGTTGCACTGCTTTGAAACGGCCGGCCGGTTGCTGAGCTTCACGAAGACGGCACAGGCGTTCAACCTGACGCAAAGCGCCGTGAGCCAGCAGATCCGGAACCTGGAGGACCGGCTCGGTTATCCGCTGTTCGTGCGCCAGGCGCGCGGGCTGAAGTTGACCGAGAAGGGCGAGATCTTGCTCGGGACGATGTCGAGCGCGCTCGTCGACATCAATCGCACGCTTCAGGCGCTCGGCGTGTCGGACGCCCCGCTGCAGGTCAGCTGCCTGCCGTCGCTCGCGCTGCAATGGCTGATGCCGCGCCTGTCCGAATTTCACCGGCAACAACCGAACGTGCCGGTTCGCGTGAAGGCCGAGTTTCAGGTACTGGATCGTCAGGCGATGGAGAACGACGACATCGACGTCGCGGTGCGCTACGACCCGGTGCAATACGATCGGCTGCATGCCGAGGCGATCCTCGACGAAATTCTGTTTCCGGTCGCCACGCCGGCGTATCTGGCGCAGCATCCGGCCTTTGCCAGCGGGGAATCGCTGGACGGCGTCGTCCTGCTGCACGACGCCGCGCCGTGGGGCGGCGCGCCCGAATTCGTGGAGTGGCGCACGTGGCTGGACGAAGTCCGTCCGGCATGGATGGCGCAACTTGACGGCCCGCAGTTCAATTTTTCCAGCCTGGCAATCACGGCCGCGCTGAACCATCAGGGTGTCGCGATGGGGCGCGCCGCGCTGGTCCATGACGAGATCGCGAGCGGGCGGCTCGTGGATGTCTTCGGCACGCACGTGCGTGCGCCGGCGCGCTACATGCTGTTGTCACGCAATCCCGACGATCCGCGTACCGCAGTGTTTTCGGACTGGCTCAAGGCCGAGTGCGCGCGCTTCGATGCGGCGCGCTCGCATTTGCTTTCGGGCGGAGGCTGACGCGGGTCGTTTATGCGGCCGGATAGATGAATCGGAGTGCGAAGGAGGCAGGTGACGTAGACGGACGCAAACTACAATTTCCCGTCCGTCTCCATACGGATTGCTTGCGCGTGGACGGGGCTGGCAAGCGTTACTTGAGTTGCCAGATGCCCCAGATGGCGATCAACAGGCCGAGGCCGAATCCGCAGCCGAGCAACACGTAGGTTTCCATTTCATGCCTCTGAAAGCGCGGCAGCGCCGATGTGGGCATCAGCGCGCGAGCAGCAAAGTCGGTGACGTATCGTCCGCGCCGTCGGGCAGGGCGATACGCCGGGTCCGCGAATACTACGCTTCGCAGCTTTCAGAACGCATGCGCGATCGATGGCTTTGCGCCATCTCTTAGTGCTTGCCCGTGTGCGCGTTGTCCATCTGGGTAACGTGCGATCCGCCGTGGCGGAACACACCCGATTTCCAGATCATCTGCGACGCCGCGACGAGCACGAACAGCAGCACGACCATCCTGAAGAGGCGGGGCGACATCTTGTCCCGCAGCGGACGAACGAGCCACATGCCGGCAATGGCCGGCAGGCTGGCCGCCGCCGAGATCGCGAGGTCGGCGCCGCTCGCATGTGCGGCGCCGCTGAACGTCGTGATCAGCGTGACGATCGATACCACGAGGATGATCGCGATCTGCTTCGTGAAGACGCGTCCGGTTGCGCCGGACGAAATCAGGTAAGTGGCGAGCAGCGGGCCGGGAACCGACGCGATGCTCTCCATCAGCGCCGCACCGAAGCCGAGCGCGAAGCCGACAGGTTTTTGCCATGCATCCGGCAGGTTGAGTTTCGGTGCGGCGAGCATCAGCGCCGCAGCCACGATCAGCAGTGCGCCCGACGCCGCTTGCGCGTGCCCCGGATTGAGCGACAGCAGGATCGCGACGCCAACGATATTGCCGATCACGGTGCCCGCGATCGGCGCGGCGATCTTGCGTGCCGTCGCCAGCAACTGGCCGCCCTCCAGCGCCTGCGGAATGTTGCCCAGGATGATCGGCATCGACAGCAGCAGCACCGCATGCCGGATCGGCAGGAACTGGCTGAGTATCGGCATCGCGATCAGCGGCACGCCGATGCCCGTGATCCCCTTGGCCATGCCGCCCAGCAGCAGCGCAATGGCGATACCGGCCAGGTCGAACGCGCTGAGCCCCTGCAGGCTGGAGACCAGCACACCTTCAGTCAGATTGAAATGCATCATGGAATGGCATGTCGCGGCATATCCGGCAGCGAGCGCGGTCGATGGCGCACGTGGCGGTCGCGTGTGTCTTGCACGCATTTGTTCTGGATTGGCTTGAACCGGAAGTCGATCGTGTGGCGCCGCGCCGTTGTGCGGCCGGGGCCGCAGGCAATCGATAGGCGGTTCGAGGATGCATCTTACCTGAGCGTTGCGAAGGACATTCGGCGCCGGCCGCGGTGCGCACCGGAAGCGTCGGCGTGACCATTTCGGCAGTTCAATATAATTCACGATGGTTTGCCGTCTCATGTACGGTATTCATATCCTTGAACAAGGAGGTGTCGATGACGCTTGCCCAGTTGCAGGCCCTGGCGGCCGTGGTCGAACTCGGCTCGCTCACGGCTGCGGCTGATCGGTTGAGCCGCAGTCAATCCGCGATCAGTCATGCACTGACCGAGCTGGAAGACATCACGGAGGTCAAGCTACTCTGGCGCGACCGGCAGCCGGTCGTCCTGACGGCGGCGGGCGAACGCCTGTGGCCGTACGTCCAGAACGTGGTGCGGGAAGCACAGCTGTTGCGCCAGCAGTTCAGCCTGTCGCGCGGCAAGCTAGAAGGGAAGCTGGTGGTCGCGTCGCTGCCGAGCGTGTCGCTGGCGTTCGTCGTCCCGGCGCTCGAGGCGTTGAAGGAGATGCACCAGGGCGTGTCGGCGGTGCTGCTCGAAGGCACGGACAGCGAAGTCGAAGGGTGGATCGACGACGGCACGGCCGATGTCGGCGTGGTGGCCGGCGCGAAGACGTTCGCGCACAATCTGCCGCTGCTCGACGAGGACTTTGTCGCGGTGGCGGCGGACGGCATGTTCGCCGGCCGCAAGAGCGTATCGGCGAAGCAATTGTCCGCGGCGCCGTTCATTTTCTCGAAGGCAGGATGCGGGCCGGTGATCGCGGATTACTTCGCGCGCAGCGCCGTGCCGCTGCGGGCCGCGTTCAACGTGGTCGAGATGCGCACCATTCTGTCGATGGCCGAGGCCGGCATGGGCGTGTCGATCGTGCCGCGCATCACGCTCACGTACACGCCGTTCGGCGGCCGCGTGCTGGAACTGTCGCCCAGGCTGCATCGCTCGGTGCGGTTGTCGTGGAATACGGCCGGCAACGCGGTCGCAGATGAGTTCGTGCGGCTCGTCGACGCGCAACGCGCAAAGGCGGGGAAGGCGATCCACGCACGGGCGAGAAAGAGCCGGTAACGAGCGGCCGGTGCGATGAAAAGCGCTCATGGGCGGCTTGCAGTTTATTCATGCCGATGGCGTTCGAGATGCAATACATTGTTCGAACTTGCCCCTGACCGCTTCGCCCCGAAGGAGATTGCCGTGCCGGCCGTGCCTACCTTGCTTGCTTTCGGACTCGTGTCGCTCGGCATGGTGCTGACACCCGGGCCGAACATGATCTACCTGGTGTCACGCTCGATCTGCCAGGGCCGCCGTGCCGGGCTGGTGTCGCTCGGCGGCGTCGCGTCGGGGTTCGTTTTCTACATGGTCTGCGCGGCGCTCGGCATCACCGCGCTGGTGATGGCCGTGCCGTATGCGTACGACGCGCTGCGTTTCGCCGGTGCGCTTTATCTGGCGTACCTGGCATGGCAGGCGCTGAAGCCGGGCGGTCGCTCGGCGTTCCAGGTCCGGCAGTTGCCGCACGACAGCCGCGCCCGGCTCTTCACGATGGGCTTCGTCACGAACCTCGCGAATCCGAAGATCGCAGTGATGTATCTGTCGCTTCTGCCGCAGTTCATTTCGCCGGGGCATGGCAGCGTGCTTGCGCAATCACTGGCGCTCGGTTGCGTGCAGATTGCGGTGAGTGTCAGCGTGAATGCGCTGATTGCCTGCATGGCCGGCGGCATCGCGGGCTTTCTGGCAGGGCGGCCGGTCTGGGCGTCGGCTCAGCGCTGGTTGATGGGCACGGTGCTGGCCGGGCTGGCCGTGCGTATCGCACTGGAGTCGCGCAGCTAGCGCGCGTGGTTGGCGGTTTGCAGGATCACCGGATGCTGTCGAGCGGCGTCGCCACGAAAGCCCCCGGCATCGTCAGCCCTGGCAGTTGCCCTGCGCTTCGTTGCCGACGCGAACGGGCGCGGCTTTTTCACGGCGCCGGCTGCGCGTCGCGAGCCAGCACAGGATCGACCCGCCGCAGACCATCAAGGCGCCTTGCCAGAATTCGAGCGACAGCGGTGCATGCAGCAGCATCGCGGCGAGCATGGCGGCGAGCACCGGGGTGAAATACGACGCACCGACGATGACCGTCACGTTGCCGTGCATGATGCCGGTGTTCCAGGCCGCATAGCCGAACCCCAACGCGGATGCCGCCAGCACGACGTAGATGACCGCGTGCAGGCTGAACGTCATGCCGCCGCCGCCTTCGATCGCGAACTTGATCCAGAGCGCGAGCGCCACCAGCATGAAGAACGGCGTGACGCCGTTCTTGCCGTCGGCGAGGCGCGCCGTTACCGTGCAGTAGCCGGCCCAGATCAGCGCGCCGACGAACGCGAGGCCGTAGCTCAGCGGATTGTCCGCGACGTTGTGCAGCATGCCGGCCGGGTCGAGGCCCTGGTCGCCGCCGAGCACCCGGCAGATTCCGAGCATCGACAGCAGGACGCCGGGCACGACCAGCAGGTTGGCGCGCTGCTTGTTGAACACGATTGCCGCGACCAGCGTGAAGCTCGGCCACAGATAGTTGACCATCGCGACTTCGATCGCCTGCTGGCCGTTGCTTGCATAGCCGATCGACAGCGACAGGCACAGCTCGTATGCGACGAACAGCAGCCCGCCCCAGAGCAGATAGTTTTTCGGGAATTTGCTGAGATCGGGGAAGCCGATCGTCAACAGCAGAAGCGCGGATGCCACCGTATAGATCAGCGCGGCGCCGCCGGTCGCGCCGAGACTTTCGCTCACTCCACGAACGAGGGCGACGACGGAGGCCCACAACAACACCGCGCCAAGCCCGGCGAGCGTTGCCTTATTCTTGCGCTTCATGCTTCCTGCCTGTTTCAACATTCAAATTCGATTTCGGGTGATTCGGTTCCGCCTGCCCGTGCCGCGAGGGCAGGCGGAATGATCCGGTTGCTGCCGTCTCGCAGGGCGGCGGCAACCGGCAATGCCATGCAACCCGCTTACGCGGGATCCACGGGTACGTCGATCCAGATGGTCTTGATCTCGGTGTACTGGTCGTGCGCCCAGACCGACTTGTCACGGCCGCCGAACCCGGACTCCTTGTAACCGCCGAACGGCGTCGTCACGTCGCCTTCGCCGAAGCAGTTGACGGTCACGACACCCGCGCGGATCTCGCGCGACAGCCGGATCGCCAGGTTCAGGCTGCCGGTGTAGACCGAAGCGGCGAGCCCGTAGACCGAGTCGTTGGCCAGCGCGATCGCCTCGGCGATGTCGGTGAACGTCGTGACCGACAGGACCGGGCCGAAGATCTCCTCGCGGAACAGCCGGCTGTGCGGGCTCACGCCGTCCACCACGGTCGGCTCGACGAAGATGCCGCCGTCGGTCTGGCCGCCGAACGCGACGTGCAAGTGCTCCGCACCGGCCTGCTCGAGGTACGAACGCACTTTTTCGAAGTGGGCCTTGCTGACCATCGCGCCGATCCGGTGAGCCGGGTCGAGCGGGTTGCCCATCTTCCATTCGCGCATCTGCGTGCCGATACGCTGCAGCAGGTCGTCCTTGATGTCGGCATGGACGATCAGCCGCGACGAAGCCGAGCAGTTCTCGCCCATGTTCCAGAACGCGCCGTTGACGATGTGCTGCGCGACCGCGTCGAGATCGGGGGCGTCGGGCAGCACGACCGCCGGATTCTTGCCGCCGCACTCTAGCACGATGCGCTTCAGGTTGGATTCGGCCGCGTATTTGAGGAACTTCCGCCCGGTATCGGTCGACCCGGTGAAGCTCACCATGTCGACGTCCGCGTGACGGCCGAGCGGCTCGCCGACTTCCCTGCCGCCGCCCGGCAGCACGTTGAAGACGCCGGCCGGCACGCCGGCTTCGTGCGCGAGCTCCGCGACGCGCAAGGCCGTGAGCGTGGTTTCCTTCGCCGGCTTCACGACGATCGAGCAGCCTGCCGCGAGCGACGGGCCGATCTTCCACGCGAGCATCAGCAGCGGGAAATTCCACGGCAGCACGAGGCCGACGACGCCGATCGGCTCGCGCACGACCAGTGCCAGCGCGTTGCCGCCGACGGGCGCCGTGTTGTCGTAGATCTTGTCGATCAGCTCGGCGTGCCACCGGATCGTATGAATCGTCTCCGGCACGTCGATGGTCTGGCACTCGCGGATCGGCTTGCCGCTGTCGAGGCTTTCCATCGTCGCCAGTTCGTGCGCGTGCTGTTCGAGCAGGTCGGCAAACTTCAGCAGGACGGCCTTGCGGTGCGACGGCGCCAGCTTGCGCCAGCGACCGTCCTCGAACGCTTGCCGCGCATTGGCGACCGCGATGTCGACGTCGGCTGCATTGCATGCGCCGATCTGCGCGAGGACGGCATCGGTGGCCGGATTGACGGTCGCGAAGGTATCGCCGGAACTGGCCGTGCGGAATGCGCCGTCGATGAACGGCCCGGACGGGAACCGAAGCGCCGCGGCCAGCGCCGCATATTCAGGCGCGCTGAGCAGGTCGGTCATCAGGCCTGGCCTCCGGTGACGGCGGCGACTTCACGCTTGATGCCTGCCACGATCGTGGCCAGCGTCTGCTTTTCCGGTTCGTCGAGCGCGCGCAGCGGGGCACGTACGCCGCCCGCGCGCAGGCCCGCGAGTTCGCAGCCGTACTTGATCGACTGGACGAACTTGCCGCCTTCGAGGAAATCCATCAGCGGCATCATCGCGGACATGATCCGGCGGCCCTTGTCGAAGTCCTTCTCGATCGCGCACGCCTGGTACAGCGCAATGTGCTCGGCCGGCAGGAAATTCGAGCCCGCGCATACCCAGCTGCGCGCGCCCCATGCGAAGAACTCCAGCGCCTGGTCGTCCCAGCCGCACGACACGCTGATGTTCGGGAACTCGCGTACCAGCATGTGCAACTG
This window of the Burkholderia lata genome carries:
- a CDS encoding GGDEF domain-containing protein, which translates into the protein MIRLGLTSKLSVLFACIGVIASGATGYYTYRANRAMLVQEAQHSLLMSTQLLGQRFTTALSDVADDALVLAQLPSCAPVSGGDNRDGAPRARLEQVFFSFMRNHPEYLQIRLIASGDFGLERIRVDRDAHGIVVLPDSAFQEKGQFSYVFDTLATAPGHIYLSPIVINHETGSHAAEGLPILRVGTPVVDTSGRTVGALVVDVELSRVFERLERDLPEDYAVYLANEWGDFLVHPDPSQTFGFDRGRRVLMQDRFAATRALFDSARANVTLNGLTDPAAASGQMFAFARTPFGHDEGNRFVVLGMGRPLADVLAPAGMLGERIVRMVLVSSLMAVILAILFARAITRPLQTLARAATHVFDDPVAEQLPVGRADEIGVLARCFDSMRVEIRTQVAMLRAKQLELTHLAGHDALTELPNRLLFMEHLDTAIRRAAAMHEGLAVMFVDLDRFKQINDQHGHSAGDRTLVAVAKRLSLVLRGGDMVARLGGDEFIVLIADVRSPAVIGDVASRIQLVMAEELEFGDRRVAVGASIGVSEFPADGASAEELLVKADAAMYAAKASAQRAFVRYQELVGNGSVTGTDSGTDEAAGRIASGGSR
- a CDS encoding DUF4148 domain-containing protein, with amino-acid sequence MKSLVSAVVAAVALSASFGAFAQSTVTRAQVRNELVQLESAGYKPSQSSPYYPADIQAAQARVHGADNSGYGAQPAATVQGGAPAVKVQNPRDSIYFGH
- a CDS encoding D-serine ammonia-lyase, with translation MTVTLQPADLLARLQSRHPLLWLNPHAGSPLPHDAPGPGAIATAEARLARCEPLMAELFPELATSAGKIESPLMPADNLQRTLSLPADTHGAWFIKRDDALPIAGSIKARGGFHEVLALAESIAIEHGLLEPAGDRRILASAAARERFAAHTVIVGSTGNLGLSIGVMASALGFESVVHMSTDAKPWKKARLRQRGVRVIEHDGDYAQAVAAGRAQARNQPRSHFVDDEGSLMLFLGYAASARHLAAQLAEAGRRVDATHPLFVHIPCGVGGAPGGIAHGLKALFGEHVHCFFAEPVASPCMLVQLAAGLGKPVSVYDVGLDNRTEADGLAVAQASHLVSPLMASLLSGVFTVSDAQLYAQLLAVQHATGVELEPSAAAAVGGPGWLTRSPAGRDYVHRHAIDLRQSTHVIWATGGSLVPPEEHRRFQSHAKALAGAAAGT
- a CDS encoding LysR substrate-binding domain-containing protein; amino-acid sequence: MRLDGSILGALHCFETAGRLLSFTKTAQAFNLTQSAVSQQIRNLEDRLGYPLFVRQARGLKLTEKGEILLGTMSSALVDINRTLQALGVSDAPLQVSCLPSLALQWLMPRLSEFHRQQPNVPVRVKAEFQVLDRQAMENDDIDVAVRYDPVQYDRLHAEAILDEILFPVATPAYLAQHPAFASGESLDGVVLLHDAAPWGGAPEFVEWRTWLDEVRPAWMAQLDGPQFNFSSLAITAALNHQGVAMGRAALVHDEIASGRLVDVFGTHVRAPARYMLLSRNPDDPRTAVFSDWLKAECARFDAARSHLLSGGG
- a CDS encoding sulfite exporter TauE/SafE family protein, which produces MMHFNLTEGVLVSSLQGLSAFDLAGIAIALLLGGMAKGITGIGVPLIAMPILSQFLPIRHAVLLLSMPIILGNIPQALEGGQLLATARKIAAPIAGTVIGNIVGVAILLSLNPGHAQAASGALLIVAAALMLAAPKLNLPDAWQKPVGFALGFGAALMESIASVPGPLLATYLISSGATGRVFTKQIAIILVVSIVTLITTFSGAAHASGADLAISAAASLPAIAGMWLVRPLRDKMSPRLFRMVVLLFVLVAASQMIWKSGVFRHGGSHVTQMDNAHTGKH
- a CDS encoding LysR family transcriptional regulator, whose product is MTLAQLQALAAVVELGSLTAAADRLSRSQSAISHALTELEDITEVKLLWRDRQPVVLTAAGERLWPYVQNVVREAQLLRQQFSLSRGKLEGKLVVASLPSVSLAFVVPALEALKEMHQGVSAVLLEGTDSEVEGWIDDGTADVGVVAGAKTFAHNLPLLDEDFVAVAADGMFAGRKSVSAKQLSAAPFIFSKAGCGPVIADYFARSAVPLRAAFNVVEMRTILSMAEAGMGVSIVPRITLTYTPFGGRVLELSPRLHRSVRLSWNTAGNAVADEFVRLVDAQRAKAGKAIHARARKSR
- a CDS encoding LysE family translocator, whose amino-acid sequence is MPAVPTLLAFGLVSLGMVLTPGPNMIYLVSRSICQGRRAGLVSLGGVASGFVFYMVCAALGITALVMAVPYAYDALRFAGALYLAYLAWQALKPGGRSAFQVRQLPHDSRARLFTMGFVTNLANPKIAVMYLSLLPQFISPGHGSVLAQSLALGCVQIAVSVSVNALIACMAGGIAGFLAGRPVWASAQRWLMGTVLAGLAVRIALESRS
- the yddG gene encoding aromatic amino acid DMT transporter YddG gives rise to the protein MKRKNKATLAGLGAVLLWASVVALVRGVSESLGATGGAALIYTVASALLLLTIGFPDLSKFPKNYLLWGGLLFVAYELCLSLSIGYASNGQQAIEVAMVNYLWPSFTLVAAIVFNKQRANLLVVPGVLLSMLGICRVLGGDQGLDPAGMLHNVADNPLSYGLAFVGALIWAGYCTVTARLADGKNGVTPFFMLVALALWIKFAIEGGGGMTFSLHAVIYVVLAASALGFGYAAWNTGIMHGNVTVIVGASYFTPVLAAMLAAMLLHAPLSLEFWQGALMVCGGSILCWLATRSRRREKAAPVRVGNEAQGNCQG
- a CDS encoding aldehyde dehydrogenase, whose protein sequence is MTDLLSAPEYAALAAALRFPSGPFIDGAFRTASSGDTFATVNPATDAVLAQIGACNAADVDIAVANARQAFEDGRWRKLAPSHRKAVLLKFADLLEQHAHELATMESLDSGKPIRECQTIDVPETIHTIRWHAELIDKIYDNTAPVGGNALALVVREPIGVVGLVLPWNFPLLMLAWKIGPSLAAGCSIVVKPAKETTLTALRVAELAHEAGVPAGVFNVLPGGGREVGEPLGRHADVDMVSFTGSTDTGRKFLKYAAESNLKRIVLECGGKNPAVVLPDAPDLDAVAQHIVNGAFWNMGENCSASSRLIVHADIKDDLLQRIGTQMREWKMGNPLDPAHRIGAMVSKAHFEKVRSYLEQAGAEHLHVAFGGQTDGGIFVEPTVVDGVSPHSRLFREEIFGPVLSVTTFTDIAEAIALANDSVYGLAASVYTGSLNLAIRLSREIRAGVVTVNCFGEGDVTTPFGGYKESGFGGRDKSVWAHDQYTEIKTIWIDVPVDPA